One window of the Niallia circulans genome contains the following:
- the glgA gene encoding glycogen synthase GlgA codes for MRVLFAVSECVPFIKSGGLADVAGSLPKELKKQGTDVAVIMPKYQDIPAHLLANVKKRCYFFVQVGWRNQYCGIEELEVDGITFYFIDNEWYFKRSGLYGYGDDGERFAFFNRAVLESLPYLADYPDIIHCHDWHTAMIPFLLDVDYKWKKEYSNIKTVFTIHNLQFQGILPREVLGDLFNLNDYYFTTNNLEFYGNVNLMKGGLIAADKITTVSPTYKNEIQTEYYGEKLNNVLKQREPDLYGIINGIDEETYNPETDPVIAANYTVTSLDKKQENKRFIQQKFGLKEDLEIPIICMITRLTSQKGLELVRHIFHEIMEEDVQFLVLGTGDPEFENFFREMEYTYSDKCKAYIGFDENLAHQLYAGADLFLMPSKFEPCGLGQLIALRYGNIPIVRETGGLNDTVFSYNEWTEEGNGFSFTNFNAHDMLYTIRRGIHFYKEEKEVWHKLMKNAMSMDNSWAQSAFKYNQLYAELISRSESHVF; via the coding sequence GTGAGAGTATTATTTGCAGTTTCAGAATGTGTACCATTTATAAAATCAGGGGGACTGGCAGATGTAGCTGGTTCTCTTCCTAAAGAGTTAAAGAAGCAAGGTACGGATGTAGCAGTAATTATGCCAAAGTATCAAGATATTCCAGCCCATTTACTTGCTAATGTTAAGAAAAGATGCTATTTCTTTGTGCAAGTAGGTTGGCGAAATCAATACTGTGGAATTGAAGAATTAGAAGTAGATGGAATTACTTTTTATTTCATTGATAATGAATGGTATTTTAAGAGAAGTGGTTTATATGGTTATGGTGATGATGGAGAACGCTTTGCATTCTTTAATCGAGCCGTACTAGAGAGTTTACCCTATTTAGCTGACTATCCTGATATTATTCATTGCCATGATTGGCATACAGCTATGATTCCTTTCTTATTGGATGTAGACTATAAGTGGAAAAAAGAATATAGCAATATTAAGACTGTATTCACCATACATAATCTTCAGTTTCAAGGAATATTGCCAAGAGAGGTTCTTGGTGATTTATTCAATCTAAACGATTATTACTTCACAACAAATAATCTTGAATTCTACGGAAATGTTAATTTGATGAAAGGGGGACTTATCGCTGCTGACAAGATAACGACAGTAAGTCCTACCTATAAAAACGAAATTCAAACAGAATATTATGGTGAGAAGCTGAATAATGTATTAAAGCAGAGAGAGCCGGATTTATATGGAATTATAAATGGGATTGATGAAGAAACATATAATCCAGAAACAGATCCGGTAATTGCAGCAAATTATACAGTTACTTCTTTAGATAAAAAGCAAGAAAATAAGCGATTCATCCAACAAAAATTTGGATTGAAGGAAGATCTAGAAATTCCAATCATTTGTATGATTACTAGATTAACTAGTCAAAAGGGATTAGAATTAGTTAGACATATATTTCATGAAATAATGGAAGAAGATGTACAGTTTCTCGTATTAGGAACAGGAGATCCTGAATTTGAGAACTTTTTCCGTGAGATGGAATATACGTATTCTGACAAATGTAAAGCTTATATTGGCTTTGATGAAAATTTAGCCCATCAGCTGTACGCAGGTGCAGACTTGTTTTTAATGCCTTCCAAATTTGAGCCTTGTGGATTAGGGCAGCTAATTGCTTTACGATACGGGAATATCCCTATTGTGAGAGAGACAGGAGGGCTGAATGACACTGTTTTCTCTTATAACGAATGGACAGAGGAAGGAAATGGATTCAGTTTCACCAATTTCAATGCCCATGATATGCTATACACGATTAGGAGAGGCATTCACTTTTATAAAGAGGAAAAAGAGGTATGGCATAAGTTAATGAAGAATGCCATGTCGATGGATAATAGCTGGGCTCAATCTGCATTTAAATATAATCAGTTATATGCAGAGCTTATTTCGAGGAGTGAATCCCATGTTTTCTAA
- a CDS encoding TraR/DksA C4-type zinc finger protein: MFTLLSTEQINHLKKELEDRKATLLDRTNGYASEENALESVGELSSYDNHPADLGTELYEREKDSALEQHDQSELQKINSALKAIEDGSYGICKVSGKEIPYERLEAIPTALTLKEYSDEQTIPNDRPIEEDILELAHGNEFRHYDTGDVRDYDDSFQEVARYGTSETPSDLRGDFEDYDSLYDRENDDDTFPEDYENFTATNIDGTERAVYPSKDQEKYEQALDEEGIEAPFGDVPYHKSDGYIEEDTEDEEE; encoded by the coding sequence GTGTTTACCTTGTTATCAACAGAACAAATAAATCATTTAAAAAAAGAATTAGAAGACAGAAAAGCAACTTTACTAGATAGAACAAACGGATACGCAAGTGAAGAAAATGCCTTGGAATCAGTTGGAGAATTATCCAGTTATGATAACCATCCAGCAGATCTAGGAACAGAATTATATGAAAGAGAAAAAGATTCTGCCTTAGAACAACATGACCAATCTGAATTACAAAAAATTAATAGCGCCTTAAAGGCAATAGAAGACGGTTCTTATGGAATTTGTAAGGTTTCAGGTAAAGAAATTCCTTACGAAAGATTAGAAGCAATTCCGACAGCTCTTACGCTAAAAGAATATAGTGATGAACAAACTATTCCAAATGATCGACCTATAGAGGAAGATATTCTAGAATTAGCTCATGGCAATGAATTTCGTCATTATGATACTGGCGATGTTAGAGACTACGATGATAGTTTTCAAGAGGTAGCTCGCTATGGAACTTCGGAAACGCCCTCAGATTTACGAGGTGATTTCGAAGATTATGACAGTCTCTACGATAGAGAGAACGACGATGATACTTTCCCGGAAGATTATGAAAACTTTACAGCTACAAATATTGATGGAACAGAAAGAGCAGTATATCCATCTAAAGATCAAGAAAAATATGAACAAGCATTAGATGAGGAAGGAATTGAAGCTCCCTTTGGTGATGTTCCATACCATAAATCAGATGGATATATAGAGGAGGATACAGAAGACGAGGAGGAATAA
- a CDS encoding sugar phosphate nucleotidyltransferase: MIRSMLGIIDATTHKEDLEELTSHRTLAALPIGGRYRLIDFVLSNMVNSGIGSVAIFPKYQYRSLMDHLGSGKNWDLDRKRDGLFFFPASLTETNTDGIGSFNHFAANMDYFQRSKQEYALVANCFTVFNMNFNPVLERHLSSGCDITEITNNGSSLEIYLIKKSKLIDLIETRAVTGYTCMNDVVLDMNNQLKICEYEYNGYAEKIDSISSYFHVSKDILKAKVWNQLFIKERPIFTKVKDEPPTRYTSTGEVKNSMIANGCFIEGDITNSVISRAVKVGKGSSLKNCIIMQKCTIGENCDLDSVILDKDVVVESGTVMIGTASSPFVVRKGTVQGALMNS, encoded by the coding sequence ATGATAAGATCTATGCTGGGCATTATTGATGCAACAACACATAAGGAAGATTTAGAAGAATTAACTTCACATCGCACACTTGCTGCACTTCCGATAGGCGGACGGTACCGTTTAATAGATTTTGTCCTTTCCAATATGGTGAACTCTGGAATAGGTAGTGTTGCAATTTTTCCAAAGTATCAGTATCGCTCGTTAATGGATCATTTAGGATCGGGAAAAAACTGGGATTTAGATAGAAAGAGAGATGGATTGTTCTTTTTCCCGGCATCTTTGACCGAAACAAATACAGATGGAATAGGTTCTTTTAATCATTTTGCGGCAAATATGGATTATTTTCAGAGAAGCAAGCAAGAATATGCTCTAGTTGCAAATTGTTTTACTGTGTTTAATATGAATTTTAATCCTGTATTAGAGCGGCATCTCTCTTCTGGCTGTGATATAACGGAGATTACGAATAATGGAAGTTCATTAGAAATATATCTAATTAAGAAATCAAAGCTAATTGATTTAATAGAAACAAGAGCAGTTACAGGTTATACATGTATGAATGATGTTGTGTTAGATATGAATAATCAGCTAAAAATATGTGAATATGAATATAACGGCTATGCCGAAAAAATAGATTCAATATCTAGTTATTTTCATGTAAGTAAAGATATATTAAAAGCCAAAGTCTGGAATCAGCTTTTTATAAAAGAAAGACCAATATTTACAAAAGTTAAAGATGAACCACCTACACGATATACAAGTACAGGTGAAGTGAAAAACTCCATGATAGCAAATGGATGTTTTATTGAAGGCGATATTACAAATAGTGTTATTTCTCGAGCGGTTAAGGTTGGAAAAGGTTCAAGCTTGAAAAATTGTATTATTATGCAAAAGTGTACAATTGGGGAAAATTGTGACCTAGACTCGGTTATTTTAGATAAAGATGTGGTTGTAGAAAGTGGTACTGTGATGATTGGTACTGCTAGTTCTCCCTTTGTAGTTAGAAAAGGAACAGTGCAAGGAGCGTTGATGAATTCGTGA
- a CDS encoding glucose-1-phosphate adenylyltransferase, with protein sequence MGKKRCVAMLLAGGKGSRLYSLTKSLAKPAIPFGGKYRIIDFTLSNCSNSGIETVGVLTQYQPLVLNSYIGIGSAWDLDRVNGGVTVLPPYSESSEVKWYTGTASAIYQNQNYLSQYDPEYVLILSGDHIYKMNYEEMLEYHIDKKADASISVIQVPWEEASRFGIMNTNKEMNIVEFEEKPKHPKNNLASMGIYIFKWRVLKELLVEDNLNKNSSHDFGKDIIPLLIEKQKKVVAYPFKGYWKDVGTVQSLWEANMDLLDDNCELNISDYNWRIYTVNPNHPPQYISSDAHVKESMVNEGCIISGNLEKTIVFQGVTVGEGTIIRSSVIMPDAKIGNNVYIEKAIVPSDITIPDGMVIKPKKDSNEVVLVTEEMVNEVIS encoded by the coding sequence ATGGGAAAGAAACGGTGCGTCGCAATGCTATTAGCAGGAGGAAAGGGGAGTAGACTTTATTCCTTAACAAAAAGTCTAGCAAAGCCAGCAATCCCTTTTGGAGGTAAATATCGAATTATCGATTTCACTTTAAGTAATTGTTCCAATTCGGGAATAGAAACTGTTGGCGTCTTAACGCAATATCAGCCGCTTGTTTTAAACTCATACATTGGAATAGGAAGTGCATGGGATTTAGACCGTGTTAATGGAGGAGTAACCGTATTACCTCCATATAGTGAGTCATCAGAAGTGAAATGGTATACAGGAACAGCAAGTGCTATTTATCAAAATCAGAACTACTTGTCTCAATATGATCCTGAATATGTTCTTATTTTGTCAGGAGACCATATTTATAAAATGAATTATGAAGAGATGCTTGAATATCATATAGATAAAAAAGCAGACGCTTCTATCTCTGTGATTCAAGTACCATGGGAAGAAGCGAGTAGATTTGGAATTATGAATACAAATAAAGAGATGAACATTGTAGAATTCGAAGAGAAGCCTAAACATCCAAAAAATAATTTAGCTTCGATGGGAATCTATATTTTTAAATGGCGTGTTTTGAAGGAATTACTTGTAGAAGATAATTTAAATAAAAATTCTTCCCATGATTTTGGAAAGGATATTATTCCTTTACTCATAGAAAAACAGAAAAAGGTGGTTGCTTATCCATTTAAAGGGTATTGGAAAGATGTTGGAACTGTTCAAAGTCTATGGGAAGCAAATATGGATTTATTGGATGATAATTGTGAATTAAATATATCTGATTATAATTGGAGAATTTATACAGTAAATCCCAATCATCCACCACAGTATATTTCTAGTGATGCACATGTGAAAGAGTCGATGGTGAATGAAGGGTGTATTATTAGTGGCAATTTAGAGAAAACAATTGTTTTTCAAGGTGTTACTGTAGGAGAAGGGACAATTATTCGGAGTTCAGTTATCATGCCAGATGCGAAGATTGGTAATAATGTTTATATTGAAAAGGCTATTGTCCCTTCTGACATAACCATACCAGATGGAATGGTCATTAAACCAAAAAAAGACTCAAATGAAGTAGTCCTTGTAACAGAAGAAATGGTTAATGAAGTGATTTCCTAA
- a CDS encoding glycogen/starch/alpha-glucan phosphorylase: protein MFSNKERFKRYFLQRLEMTYGKTFEDTTSSDHFQTLGHMIREYVSSNWIQTNEQSRNNNGKQVYYLSIEFLLGRLLHNNLINLGIDQVVIEGLGDLGINFFEVEDMEHDAGLGNGGLGRLAACFLDSLATLDLPGHGMGIRYKHGLFEQRIVDGYQLELPEQWLKQGQVWEVRKEDLAVDIYFWGNIDMYEKNGKLQFRHLNAETVTAVPHDVPVIGYHTTTVNTLRLWNAEPSSLVAKDVKDIMRYKRETESISGFLYPDDSNDEGKILRLKQQYFLVSASLQSIIRNYKQQYKNISEMHHYISIHVNDTHPVLAIPELMRILMDEEGLGWDEAWKITTNTISYTNHTTLSEALEQWPIYIFQPLLPRIYMIIDEINERFCMELWKKYPGDFLKIEKMAIIAHGMIKMAHLALVGSYSVNGVAEIHTEILKKREMADFFTFYPEKFNNKTNGITHRRWLIKANPKLTNLISNTIGDKWVDQPELLRELLNYQEDANLQENLAVIKQSNKERLAKIIKEKNGILVDPSSIFDVQVKRLHAYKRQLLNILHIMFLYNKLREDPSIDMEPRTFIFGAKASPGYYYAKKIIKLINTVAHKVNNDKRIQNKLKVVFIENYRVSLAEHIFPAADVSEQISTASKEASGTGNMKFMMNGALTLGTMDGANIEMHELVGDDNIFIFGMNADQVLELYQNGGYSSREYFYHDDRIHEVVNQLKNGFYDHPVGEFDPIFDSLLIENDQFFVLKDFNSYASIHEKVNQTFKNKRGWLRKSIVNIAMSGHFSSDRTIKEYAEDIWRIKPYS, encoded by the coding sequence ATGTTTTCTAATAAAGAACGCTTTAAAAGATATTTTTTACAAAGGCTTGAAATGACTTATGGAAAGACCTTTGAAGATACAACAAGTAGTGATCATTTTCAAACGTTAGGGCATATGATTAGAGAATATGTAAGCTCAAATTGGATTCAGACGAATGAACAAAGTCGTAACAATAACGGGAAACAGGTATATTATCTTTCTATTGAATTTTTATTAGGAAGATTGCTTCATAATAATTTAATTAACTTAGGTATTGATCAAGTTGTTATCGAAGGTCTGGGAGATCTTGGAATTAACTTTTTTGAAGTGGAAGATATGGAACACGATGCGGGATTAGGCAATGGTGGATTAGGAAGGTTAGCAGCATGCTTTTTGGATTCTTTAGCTACATTAGACTTACCAGGGCATGGTATGGGGATTCGTTATAAACATGGTTTATTTGAACAACGAATTGTTGATGGATACCAACTTGAATTGCCAGAACAATGGCTAAAGCAAGGCCAGGTTTGGGAAGTTCGAAAGGAAGACTTAGCTGTTGATATTTATTTCTGGGGAAATATTGATATGTATGAGAAGAATGGAAAGTTACAGTTTCGGCATCTAAATGCCGAAACTGTAACAGCAGTTCCCCATGATGTACCGGTCATCGGCTATCATACAACGACTGTTAATACATTAAGGCTATGGAATGCTGAACCATCGTCCTTAGTCGCAAAAGATGTAAAGGATATAATGCGTTACAAAAGAGAAACAGAATCGATATCTGGCTTTTTATATCCAGATGATTCCAATGATGAGGGAAAGATCTTACGGTTAAAACAACAATACTTTTTAGTTTCTGCAAGCTTGCAATCCATTATTCGAAATTATAAGCAACAATATAAAAATATTAGTGAAATGCATCACTATATAAGCATCCATGTAAATGATACACATCCCGTTTTGGCAATCCCGGAGCTAATGAGAATATTAATGGATGAGGAAGGATTAGGCTGGGATGAAGCCTGGAAAATTACTACAAATACTATTTCTTACACCAATCATACCACGTTATCTGAAGCATTAGAACAATGGCCAATCTATATATTCCAACCCCTGTTACCCCGAATTTATATGATAATCGATGAAATAAATGAACGTTTCTGTATGGAATTATGGAAAAAGTACCCTGGAGATTTTTTGAAAATTGAAAAAATGGCGATAATTGCCCACGGCATGATTAAGATGGCTCATTTAGCATTAGTTGGTAGCTATAGTGTAAATGGAGTAGCGGAAATCCATACTGAGATTTTGAAGAAAAGAGAAATGGCTGATTTTTTTACCTTCTATCCAGAAAAGTTTAATAATAAAACGAATGGAATTACACATAGAAGGTGGCTAATAAAGGCTAATCCTAAGCTTACAAACTTAATTTCTAATACAATTGGTGATAAATGGGTCGATCAGCCAGAATTATTAAGGGAATTATTAAATTATCAAGAAGATGCTAATTTACAAGAAAATCTCGCAGTAATTAAGCAAAGTAATAAGGAAAGACTTGCAAAGATAATTAAGGAGAAGAATGGAATTCTTGTAGACCCTTCCTCTATTTTTGATGTTCAAGTAAAGAGACTGCATGCATATAAAAGACAATTATTAAATATTTTGCACATTATGTTTCTTTATAATAAATTAAGAGAAGATCCATCCATTGATATGGAGCCTAGAACGTTTATTTTCGGAGCAAAGGCATCACCGGGATATTATTATGCAAAAAAGATAATTAAATTAATTAATACAGTTGCCCATAAAGTTAACAATGATAAAAGAATACAAAATAAATTAAAGGTTGTTTTTATAGAAAATTATCGAGTTTCCTTAGCGGAACATATTTTTCCAGCTGCTGATGTAAGTGAGCAAATATCTACCGCAAGTAAAGAAGCGTCAGGCACTGGTAATATGAAATTTATGATGAACGGTGCATTGACACTTGGAACAATGGATGGAGCAAACATTGAAATGCATGAATTAGTGGGAGATGATAATATTTTCATCTTTGGGATGAACGCAGATCAAGTATTAGAGCTTTATCAAAATGGTGGCTATAGTTCTCGAGAGTATTTTTATCATGATGATAGAATTCATGAAGTAGTGAATCAATTAAAAAATGGTTTTTATGATCATCCAGTGGGTGAATTTGATCCTATTTTTGATTCTTTACTAATAGAGAATGATCAGTTCTTTGTATTAAAAGATTTTAATTCTTATGCAAGCATTCACGAAAAGGTGAACCAGACATTTAAGAATAAACGAGGCTGGCTGCGAAAAAGCATTGTAAATATTGCGATGTCGGGACATTTTTCAAGCGATCGAACAATAAAGGAATATGCAGAGGATATTTGGCGTATAAAACCTTATAGTTAA
- the glgB gene encoding 1,4-alpha-glucan branching protein GlgB — MTVETVYPTEFQLHLFHEGNLFESYRLFGSHIHHKNGEIYTSFCVWAPNALSIQLVGDFNNWNGEGYSLEKINKEGVWLLNVERDLTGVMYKYKITAPDGRVFLKADPYAFLSEVRPNTASIVYSLEGYKWNDTKWKQKKTKKNYLNEPLAIYEVHLGSWKIHEDGDLYTYRELADELIPYVVEQGFTHLEVLPLVEHPLDISWGYQGTGYYSATSRFGEPKDLMYFIDQCHQHGLGVILDWVPGHFCKDEHGLYQFDGTSQYDYKNPVDRENYVWGTANFDLGKNEVQSFLISNAIFWMEYFHVDGFRVDAVSNIIYWPNSHENSVNQFGIDFLQKLNQTVCQYDPTVLMFAEDSTDWPQVTAPVHYGGIGFHYKWNMGWMNDILTYMETDSVNRKQVHDKVSFSLHYAFSENFVLPFSHDEVVHGKKSLVDKMPGDYWQKFAQFRLLLGYMMAHPGKKLLFMGNEFAHFAEWKDKEQLDWMLLDYEMHQKANEYMKELLKIYKRSKPLYQLDHINDGFDWIDVNNREQSIFSFIRKAEKEEDYLVVICNFTYHTYENYRVGVPLNNSFREILNSDTDRFGGANYINKKVIKAEKVEFHGKPYSVQLTIPAFSIIILRPVQHRKGRKGNGKETVRRNAISRRKGE; from the coding sequence TCATATTCATCATAAAAATGGAGAGATTTATACCAGTTTTTGTGTTTGGGCTCCAAATGCTCTAAGTATTCAATTGGTTGGGGATTTTAATAATTGGAATGGTGAAGGTTATTCCCTTGAAAAAATTAATAAGGAAGGTGTGTGGCTTCTAAATGTAGAGAGGGATTTAACGGGTGTTATGTATAAATATAAAATAACTGCACCTGATGGAAGAGTATTTCTTAAGGCTGATCCTTATGCTTTTCTTTCCGAGGTAAGACCTAATACAGCTTCCATTGTTTATTCCTTGGAAGGTTATAAGTGGAACGATACAAAATGGAAACAAAAAAAGACAAAAAAGAACTATTTAAATGAACCCCTTGCTATATATGAAGTCCATTTAGGATCATGGAAAATCCATGAGGATGGAGATCTTTATACCTATAGAGAACTTGCTGATGAATTAATTCCATATGTTGTGGAACAAGGATTTACTCACTTGGAAGTGCTGCCCTTAGTAGAACATCCACTCGATATCTCCTGGGGATATCAAGGTACAGGATACTATTCTGCAACAAGTAGATTTGGAGAGCCAAAGGATTTGATGTATTTCATTGATCAATGTCATCAACATGGGCTCGGCGTGATATTAGATTGGGTACCTGGACATTTTTGTAAAGATGAGCATGGTCTTTATCAATTTGATGGAACTAGTCAATATGATTATAAGAATCCTGTGGATAGAGAAAATTATGTTTGGGGAACAGCCAATTTTGATTTAGGAAAAAATGAAGTCCAAAGCTTTTTAATTTCAAATGCAATTTTTTGGATGGAATATTTCCATGTAGATGGATTTAGAGTTGATGCTGTTTCTAATATTATTTATTGGCCAAATTCACATGAAAATAGCGTGAACCAATTTGGAATCGATTTCCTCCAAAAACTGAATCAAACAGTTTGTCAATACGATCCAACGGTTCTAATGTTTGCAGAGGATTCTACTGATTGGCCTCAAGTAACTGCACCAGTTCATTATGGTGGCATTGGATTTCACTACAAATGGAATATGGGCTGGATGAATGATATTTTAACCTATATGGAAACTGATTCAGTTAATCGAAAGCAAGTACATGATAAAGTCTCCTTTTCCCTACATTATGCCTTTTCCGAAAATTTTGTTTTACCATTTTCACATGATGAAGTTGTTCATGGAAAGAAATCGTTAGTAGATAAGATGCCAGGAGATTATTGGCAAAAGTTTGCTCAATTCCGACTCCTCTTAGGATATATGATGGCACATCCAGGAAAAAAATTATTATTTATGGGAAATGAATTCGCACATTTTGCTGAATGGAAGGATAAAGAACAGTTAGATTGGATGCTGCTAGATTATGAGATGCATCAAAAAGCAAATGAGTATATGAAGGAATTACTAAAAATCTATAAAAGGTCCAAACCTTTGTATCAGTTGGATCATATCAATGATGGCTTTGATTGGATTGATGTAAATAATAGAGAACAGTCTATCTTCTCGTTTATACGCAAGGCAGAAAAAGAAGAAGATTATTTAGTCGTCATTTGTAATTTCACTTATCATACATATGAAAATTACAGAGTCGGCGTTCCTTTAAATAACTCTTTCCGAGAAATATTAAATAGTGACACTGATAGATTTGGTGGAGCTAATTATATAAATAAAAAGGTAATAAAAGCAGAAAAAGTAGAGTTTCATGGAAAACCTTATTCTGTTCAACTAACGATACCAGCTTTCAGTATAATCATTTTACGTCCAGTTCAACACCGGAAGGGGAGAAAGGGAAATGGGAAAGAAACGGTGCGTCGCAATGCTATTAGCAGGAGGAAAGGGGAGTAG